The Phragmites australis chromosome 13, lpPhrAust1.1, whole genome shotgun sequence DNA window TGCAGCCAAAGTACCTGTAAATCTTCTGACATTTTAGAACTGAAGTCCCGGGCAGCTCTCATCGAGTTAACATAGTCActctagaagaaaaaatatatattcaacACTACTTAATCTGGCGATGTTGAAAAGGAAAGATGGGGATAATCATAATGGGTTGCATGCTAGTTCACAACCTGCTTATTAAGGGGAGTATGGTATGTTCGGAATGCAGACGCTTGTATAATGCCACTTTCGAAACCTGAAAAAGAAGAGGCTTGTCAAGCACGTATTTCAGAACCTTCTTAGTGGAAGTTTATAGATTACACGCGATTTTAGATCCTAAAAGATGGCATAATAACAAGGTACATAATCATAATGTACTACACACCATTGAGGTCCAAACTTGTCGAATAAGCTCCTTTCCCCCCTTTAGAACAATCACTAGATGGAAGGGCATCAAGAAACCATGGAAGTTTATCTTTGAATTGAGTTGTGGATGGACGTCCATTATGCAAGTCTGAGTGTAGGAAGCACTGAGATAAAAGCATACCAAGTAGTAGATCAGAAACATTTCACCTCTACTTACAATATATAGTAACGTGTGGATTGTGGTTGAATCATACAATTTACGTATTAATCCATTACATAAAATAGGATGCAATAGTACAGAATACAACCACCCAGAATTGATTAATATGGTAAAGGAACAAAGATCAGAGGCATTACTGTTGTACAATTATTGCAGGCTCCACTTGCACTGCAAGTACCGGAATCTTGATCGAGTTGGCAGCATGGAGGCTGTAGGTAGAAGTTTGAATGTTATTTACCAAACATTAGATCAGAAAATGAACAAAAAAGTTATTCCTTAACATAGCAGACAGTTGCTACTTCAGTATCCAAACTTCCAAAGCAACACATGCTAGTTCTTTTGCAAATACCACAGGAATCCTGCAGTAATGAGGCAGGAAGGTgcttttatttttgttgctgTGCTTGCCTGGCAATTTGTCCCCCCAAATATCAACACATTTGGAAACAGGTTCTCCATGGTGTAACCAGTTAATTTTCTTTGTTAGTACTAtttatcctttttctttcttccagaGAGGGAAAGTTCCACTGATTCAGATCAGAATTAATCTGTTTTGTTCTAACCAATATAGATATAGTAAACCAAGCAAGGAAAAGTCTATAACCTGATCATCTGGAGGGCAGTAACttccattaaaaaaattcctacAGCATCCAAATGCCTCCGGAGACATCCATATTAGGAAGTCATCAAGCCATGAAGCAGCAGGTTTAGCAATGTAACTAGTCTCAGGGGATAATGACTGTCTTGCTATCTGCATGGTTGCAACAATCGTGTTAAACGGAGTACGATCttttcaacaaatgaactattGTACCTGATGCTCGATTTGCAGTGCCTGCTGGGTAGCCTTATAGTAAAGTATCTCACCTCTGAAATCTACTGTGCTACTAAACTGGGCtactgatcttttttttttttactgaataTTTCTGGAACAAAACTTAGTTGAAACACAGAAACAATAATATACCTCATTCAAAAGAGAATTTGAATTACACTGGTTGATCGAGCATATTTGATTCGTATGCGCCGACGCAGAGCTGGAAAATAATATAGAACAAATTAAAATCAAACTGTTGAGCAACTCAAAAGAGCTCTACTAAATCACCCCATCTCAAAAGGCAACAGTAACAACTGATCAGCAACATGAGaaacttagtttattttttaacctcTGTCGTATCAGGGACAATCAAAATATAAAAGTTTGGAATTACTGAGCACGCTGTTTTGTTTGCCACAAAGAGAAAGCATATATCATATGTAACATTGGCCACAAAAATCATTCATGATGGTAAGTTGACCATATTTGAAGAGCTAAGTTCGAATAATGACGATAATGATAACTTGTGAGTTGCATATTTGCATGTAACATGGCtcttttctttgaaaaagtttggGAGCGCTAATTTTTACAAATGAATACCTGTAATTGAAGTCCTTCACAACAAAATATAATGGTGGCCCAATTTTCATGTACTTTGCAAGGTCATCAAAATAACCCTGGAAATATTACAATTAGCATGGTcttaaaggaaaaagaaaagaatgtgCTTACAGAAGAACTAAAAAGGGCACTTAGAGTAACAAACCTGTAAATAGGAATTTCGTGGCAGAACAATTTGCTGCTCCAATCCTGGCTGCAGTCTACTAGACAGTGCCTAATTAGAACAGAGGAAACACTACAGGTGAGTGATACCATATCAACAGTTTTTTTCCCAACAAGATGCAAGAGAAATGCATTACGAGGAGAAATGGTCAAAAATCAGTTGCAATGAACAACGCCTAGAGCCTTAGATCAAAGACAGGGTTAGGAAATGCATGAAGCCATAAAACATCAATGCCAGATGGGTTCTCATGATGTGATTGCAggaattcttaaaaaaatgacTAAGGCTCTTAGGAAACAGGGTAATCATAGTAATTAGTAGTAGTAGGCACCTTGTGATGCCCCTGCCATCACCTAAGaagccccctcccccccccccccaacccccCACCTCCCCACACACAGAACACATAACTCATGGGCTTTTACAGGCTTAAAATGAAACAATCGGAAGACTTTAAAGGAAACTTATGCTCTGCAAGAACTCTACTCTGTTGTTACTTCTATTGGAATATATGCCATACCAGGCCTTGCCGCCAGGCCCAGCTGCCAGCCACCCTCTTTAGGGTTTTGTGTATATAGAAGTACAGCTGTATAGATTTATTCCTTTCCTAGTTTACCACCTTGTACTTCTATATAAGCCAGTCGGCTTCATGAGAATGAATCAAGCAGAGCATTCTCTCAACACATCTATTCTTTCATGGCATCATACTAGAAGATATtggttgccccccccccctacgCCGCACCTTCCCTAAACTAGCCGGCTCAATACCACCACCCAGCCTCCTTCCCCCCTACGCGCCCTTAACATGCGCTGCCCAGAACCACCAGTTCCCCCAATCCTCCCCACCAGGCGCTGCGCCATCACCCCAGCAGCCGGCCACCCCATGACAACCACCGCCGTTTTCGCTCTCTCCACCATCAACGTGCGTACGCACATCCCTTTTTAGCTCGAGCTTTACCTGCCGAACTACTCCCGCTGGCGTGAATTGTTTCAAGTTCTCGTCGGCAAGTTCGGTGCCAAGGGTCATATCGATGGCTCCTCCCCCCAAGCCAGGCGCCAAAACAGAGACCGACAACGCCATCTCTGCCTGGAGTCAACAGACTACGccatcctctctctcctctaccCGTCTATCTCTGAGGAGATCCTCGCCATCGTCCTCGTGACCGGCACCTGTGCGCACGTTGTCTGGACCAGTCTAGAGGGACTGTTCCAAGACAACGAAACAGCATACACCCTCTCCCTCGAGGCCAAGTTCCGCAACTTCGCTCAAGGCGATCAGACCATCCTCGCCTACTCCCAGCATCAAAAGGCCTTCGACGACGCCCTCGCCGAACTCGAACAACCGTGTCTAAGGACACCCTCGTTCTCACCATGTTGTGCGGCCTGTCTGAGCCATTCCACAACATCACCACTGTCATCAAGACCAAGACGCCATTCCTCAAGTTCCTTCGACGCTCGTTCCCTCCTTATCGAGGAGGCTGATCTCAAAATCACGGCGCCCGACCCTTCTACGGCTCTGGTGGCAACCACCAACACCACGCCCATCGGCGCCACCGTCTCCGACCATTCGACTAGCAATGGCGCCGAGTCCAAGAGCTCCTCTACCGCCTCCTACGGCGGCAAGAACAAGGGTAGGAACAACCGTCGTGACGACAGCGGCACTAGCGGCGGCAATGCCCCTCCCCCCTCCTCTAGCCCTGGGGCACCATGCTGCTAATCTGGCCTGGTGCCAACCCAGTAATTCTCGGACCACAACCTACGGCGTCCAACGCCCAGCACGCCTTCGTTGCACCAGGTGCGTACAGCACCCGGCTCTTCCACCACCATCATGGGATCAGGCCTCCCTCATCCGGACCATGAACGCCATGTCCATGCAGCAGCAGGCACTTGGTTCATGGACTCAGGTGCTTCGTCCCATCTGTCCGCGGACCCGGGTAACCTCTCCCCACCCCCCAAAACCAGAAGTCATGTTGTCGATGATGATTCTGTCCTTCCCATCACGGCCCCTGGCCATGTTGACTTTCACGCCACTAAGCCTCTCACTCTCTAATGTTCTGATTTCCCCCAACCTCATTACCAACCTTGTTTCTGTTCACAAATTTACAATTGATAATCTTTGTTCTGTTGAGTTTCACCTGTTTGGCCTCTTTGTGAACTCCGCACCAGGAACATGATTCTCAGATGCAATAGATCCGACAACTTGTACCCGTTCTTTGCACAACTTGTCCATCATCATCACGCCCTTAGCACGCCTTTCACCACTACATGGCACCAACGTTTGGGTCACCTCGGCCACCAGCCCCTCTCCAGCCTCCGTGCCAGCAACACCATCACCGCCACCTCAAATAAAACGTCACCATCCCTATGTCATGCGTGCTAGCTCGGGCGGCATGTTCGCCTCAAATTTCTTCCTTCTGTCTCTAGCACTAGTGCAcctcttgagcttcttcatTGTGATATGTGGACATCTCTTGTACCCAATATTTCTAGTTACAAATACTATTTAGTGATGCTTGATGATTTCACGCACTTTTATTAGGCTTTTCCTCTTAAGTTGAAATCCGATACTCTACATGTTATACGAAATTTTCATGCCTGTGTCACTAACCAGTTCCACAGCAAAATTCAGAACATCCAGTGTGACAATGGCTAAGGGTTTGACAACCACGCCGCCCGCGCCTTGTTCCTTGCCTGCGGCATCCACCTACGATTCTCGTACCCCTATGACTCAAGCAGAGCATTCTCTCTAACACATCTATTCTTTCGACTTCTACAACTGATCTATCCTAGTAGAGAATCGAGTCAGGTACTTCAAGTCATGCGTGTACAAGAACGTTACAAGACACTGCCACTTATTTCTGCTCTAATTTCTTAGATCTGTCTGTGTCACCAGTGTGCATTCCCTTAGCATCTCAAGTGTCTTTTGTAATGttttctcatacaacaatatcTATAGTAATGCACTAACCATGTAAATAAACTAGAGAACTCTTAGCATGCTTTTGGTAAGGGCTGTTAACTTGTCTGAATAAAGTTCCAGTTTCCACAGTGATCATATCAATGGATACATCATCAGTgccctcttcatcttcatagCGTTTTGCTTATCTTACTTAACAAAGTATTAGTGCAGTAGTACCTATAATGAGCCTATCGAAAGATCATCTCATGAAACAGAAGTACACTAGCACCACTTTCAAGCTAACAAGTTGCAAATGAAGGTGCCTctcaagagaaaaagaaaatgtaaaAGAAGCTACATTAAGTGTCATTAGTCATTTAGTCAAAATTTCATTAGTCAACGACTGGAGTTGTAACAAGCAACTAGACTAAGATATGATAACAGATTCCATATTGATGGTCACCAGGATTTCTAAGAACTACAGATGGATCTCTATTCATAGTTAATCTCACCTCCATAAGAGGACTTCATTGAAAGCAAATTAAGTAGACTAGCTGCTATGTAGCAgcactgacatgtgggccagATATAAATCTCTTGGTCGATGCAATAAGAGGAATAGCAGCAACCATGATGCATGCAAGGACAACAGAAGAAAACTTACTATGCTTGTGAATGCAAATCCTACAAACACAGTGATTACAATGAACTTCACTGCCCGGTAACTGAGAACTGGTCCATGGACGTCCTACATGTAAAAAAAGCTATAAATCtgccaaaagaagaagaaaatccaAGAACTTAAAACATGGCTAAAgctgaagtaaaaaaaaaaaaggctaaaaagttaccttcatatatctagcaagCAAGTGGAGCCTCTGTTGGTTGCCACCTTAAGTTTGCAAGACATAAAAAAAATGGACTGTTAGAGAAGAGCCAAATGACCTCACATTTACTACTGCAGATTATAGCCTTTCCTTTCTGCAAAGCAAATGCAAAATCCTATTTGGCTACTTACCATCACCAGCAGCCGTACTCGATGCAATTCTTGCACAAGGGACACAATCAATTCTGCCATCCTGAGCCCTCCTAAAGTCAAATACAATAAGGGCTACAAAGGCTGTCACTTGGAGAAGGAAATCCATAAGGACCGCCAATGCTGCACAAGACACAGTAGGTTGGAAACTCCCAAAAGTGACAGGTAGGGCTACAACTTACAAGCAAGCCAATGTAAAGAAACCAACCAGCAAACATGGAAAACACTCTGGTGGCAGGCATTGGATTGATTGCACTCACAGCAAAAGCTAATACTTCAGCCAAACTGGCTAATGTAATAGATGGCCCAACTTCCACCAGTGCATCACTTATGCGCTCTTCCAAAACCGATTGATCTGGTTGGCGTTTGACAGCATGCACAAGGATACACATGTTGTCGACACCGACCTAACCACAATCACAACTGTCAGTTTCTTCATAGTAACTGACAATCTAGCATCTTACTGCCATCTATCCTGCACACTTTGTAAGCATATAAATGTCTTTCTGTTTATCCAGTATTCCAGTTGCAACATGATCAGAACACCTATTTCTTGAACAAACTAGAGAGCAATATAAAGTAGCATCAGTCAACTGCCAACCCCttttagatgaaaaaaaaacccagtAATGTAGTCACagcataaataaaaaatgtaaagAAACCCATGGcagaaaatttgagatagacaccAATCTTAAGCAGAGGAAATTCATGGTAAAGCCTACTCAACTTGCTTAGGACAAAAGGCTCAGTTGTTGTTGTAGTAGTTCATGGTAAACCAACTTTTTAGTAGAAATAGTTCAACATTCAACATGAAGATGATATAATGTAACTCAGGTGTGTAAGGGTattatattttttgttaaacAGCAAATCAAAGAAACATTAGGAAAGAACATATTTAATTGAAGAGCGGAAAATCAGTCACTATCGTACAGAAGACTTACAGCCAGCACAAGAAAAGGAATCACTTCCATGATGATAAGGGTTGACCTCACTCCAATAGCACTAAAGAATCCCATTGATCCTAAAACTGAAAGCATCACCAGGACAACCCCAGACAAGCCAAGCAGTACCTGGAATCTACCTTGTCAAATATTTGTCAAATTCAAATGCACCGTAGTGCAAGACAATTTTTGATAGTTAAGTAAATCAATGTCAGACGAATAAAtcaactcttcaaataaaaCTCAAGAatcaactattttttaagagATCTAAATGCGTGTTCTCTCTTGTCagaaattttagttttttctttttggcaaACAGTAGGGCAGGGGCCTACTGATATATATATTAAAGAAACAGCTGTTGAAAAGTTATATGCAATTGTACATGATTGTGAAGGTGGTTCTGGTAAAATGTGTGATATTTCTGGTAAATCTACAAAATAGTCTACTGAATCTAAAGCACAAAGTTGTATCTATGGTTTCACATTTGACATTTTTCGCTTCTAAAGTAATTTGACTCAACCATAGAACCACAAAAAATGTGGCCAGCTTCATTAGTAAGTATCAAGCACATAGATAAATCATAAGCACCATATCTAGAATCTAGATGCTATCTGTGAGGTCAATAACACATGCAAATGAGAATAGAACTCCATCttgtataatattttattactctTAAAATAGTGCAAGCATGAGGAAAAGGTCACACAAGTATGTCAAAGAGATGAACAATCGTTTTATTGTACTCATACCTTTGATGAAACAAATAGTGACAGCCAACGAGAAGGACGATCTCCAAGTGTGAATGATATGTATGCAAACATCACAATAtagctaatctgatttcaatcaAAGGACACAAATAAGCATACGGCTGAAATTGCGCTGTCTTCAACAATATTAAGGCGTTTTGCATAAATAAGATATTTACCACAATTGTAATTGCATCAGCTGTACTCTCTCTGTTTAATTCATCTTGGATAGAACTCTCAGACGAATAGGACAACGTCAGGTTCTGTGCCAATACCATTGGCAGTATTTCTTCCTGAAAAAAGTTTTAGCTTTTCTAACTCatcatagaatttttttctaaagaaaaatatataaatcgTAAGGATAAGTAACTTGTTAGTTGTTACAATGGTAAATCTAAAACTACAAAACATAGAAGGTAAGAAACTGCGACGAGAAAATACTCGAAATACTTAAAGATAAAATCATTGTGCATACTAATGACATCAGTAGTCAAGCAACTAACATTGCAATTTCGATGATATTGCCACTCTCGCAAGTTGAATTTCAGGATATCCACCCGATATCTCAATGGCACATGGACCAGGACCCACATATAAGTGAGGCAAGGAGTACAAGTGAGACCAGGACCCACATATACTGAAACTGAACTCAGAGGAGTGACATATCCTCAAATGCCCCAACAAAATTTACTAGCTTCAACCATTTGGGAGCTTGAACATGAGAGAGGAGTTGGGTTGCAATGTCAAGAAAGGAGAAATTGAACAAATGAAAAAATCATGTTCCCACATAATGTCCTGAGAATATAAAGCTGAATACTCTCAGATCGCCTTATCTTAGCCTTTTCACATTGATATATCTTATGAGGACGTAGAGCCATGTGTACTCAAATGTTCTTTATGGTGTGGGGCCAGTGGGGAAGTGCTGAAATATGTCACAGGAACTGCTTAAAAAACCTACATCGAAGGATTAACTTGtacatacaacaacaacaacaaagcctttcagtcccaaacaagttggggtaggctagagatgaaacccataagatcttgcaagtctagtcatggctctggcacgtggataaCTAACTTTcacgcacccctgtccatggctagttctttggtgatattccagtctttcagatccctctttacagactcctcccatgtcaagtttggtctacctcgacctctcttgacattatccgcacgttttattcttccgctatgtacagacgcttctgagggcctgcgttgtatatgcccaaaccatctcaaacgatgttggacaagcttctcttcaattggtgctacaccaactctatcacgtatgtcatcattccgaacccgatcctttcttgtgtggccacacatccatctcagcatgcgcatctccgctacactcaaccaTTGGACATGTCgtcttttagttggccaacattctgcgccatacaacatcgcaggtctaattgctgtcctatagaacctgccttttagcttctgtggtactgtcttgtcgcagaggacgccggaagcttgacgccacttcatccatccggctttgattcgatggctcacatcttcatcgatttcaccatccttctgcagcatcgaccccaaatatcgaaaggtatccttctgaggtatcacctgcccgtcaaggcaaacctcatcctcctcgtgcctagtagtactaaaatcgcacctcatgtactcagttttagttctactaagcttaaaacccttcgactccaaggtctgtctccacagctccaactttccatttacccccgtccgactatcgtcgactagcaccacatcatctgcaaagagcatacaccatgggatatcaccttgtatatcccttgtgacctcatccatcaccaaagcaaatagataagggctcaaagctgacccttggtgcagtcctattctaattggaaaatcattGGTGGGATTAACTTGTACATAACAGGTATCAATTAGAGTGGAATTCTATCATACGGAGGGCTACTTGCTGAGCACATAAGCTTAGAAATTGAATTAGCATTGCCAACCTTAACAAGATTAATAAATGCTCTTTCCCAAGCCACAGCCTTCCCATTCTCTTGCCCTGTTATCTCAACCTTGTTGTTCACAGGATAAGTTATTACAAATGCAGAAGCCTGCCAAGCAATAATAAGTTGATAATGAGTGGGATATCAGAAGATggaacatgtttttttttaaccaaaaaGGTGTAGTAACATATTACCTCAGTAAAATTGTTTCCTGGAAAACCACCTAAAATTGTACTAGGATCAATAGGCGACTGAAAGGTGCTCAAACATGTCTCTTCAGAAGTGTAATGCTGCAATATACAAGATTAGTATTTAGGCACCACCATTTGCAACCAGCTGAAAAAACTAATGAGTATCCTGATAGTCAGTATTCGATGTGATGCACCACATGCGTCATTGTCAatataacaacaacaacaacaacaccaccTTTTAATCCCAAGAAaattggggtaggctagagatggaACCCAACAAGATCCACCAACAAAGAGGAAAAACTTATATAAAAGTATAAAAGGCATTATTTATAGCAGTAATAGTAAGAGGAAAAACAACAATTCCCTTGTCTCAAGCAAACCGTTTTCAATAAATTATAGCAATCCATGTTCCAATTGAAAAAGTAGTACAATCAAAATTACATAATACAATCTCCAGATTCAGTGAAGCTGATATTCAAACTACAAGAAAAACATGGAATGATAACATATTCAACAGTAGAGATTTACCTGAAAACAGAACTTAGCATGTTCTATACCCGAGTCATCATACTTTTTAGGATCCAGCTGGAAATACTGCAGCATTGAGCATTGAAACTATCAATCTAATAGCGTTACATGGAAGTAAGCATAGTAAACACAACAGAGGAATATAAAACATCTGTATACTCTTAAAAACCAAGTTGTTTTCAATAGAAAAAACTAGCCAATATAAAATAATCACCTGCAAAACACTTTGACTAGCACAGTATGTGCCAAGTGGCTTTAAGCAGATGTCAGCAAGGGATACTGTTGACCCAGAATGATTCGCACGTAGATCATCAATCTTTACAATTAAAAAGGAACATGAGAACCATATGGCAGATGCAGTCTCACATTCACATTACTATGTGGATTCCGTACCTTTTTCTGAATCTGAAATAGTAATTTCATATTGTTATCATTTACTATTGTAGGAGCTTCGGACCCACCAGATACAGAAGAGGCTAATACAAGCTGCAGTTAGAGCAACAATTGACAACAGAATTCACTATTTAGAATATTCATCTTCAAATGGGAAACAGGACAAACAAAGCCACAGATAAGAGGTCAAGATACTCATagagaaaaaaatgttcaatATGGCATGAATTCAGTTAATACAATTTGTAACTAATGTTCACTTTGTTGAACACAAATAAAGTTATGAGTTGAAAAACCTGCTCAATCCTGTAAAATGGTGCGAGATGATTGTCAAAGTAATTCTTCTCATCAGCGGCTTGACTTCTGGAACTAACCCAAAGctgacaaaagaaaaggaattaaaTCACAGGTTGTTGAAAAGAAAATGTATTCACAATTGCTTGGTTGAATTACACTGGAAATTTTGTGAATGTATTTACAACTGCTTGGTGATTTACACAGGAAGTTTTGATTTCTGAATTATGCCAATTCATTTTGTGGGCAATGATTATAGTTTTTATGagttatttttaataaataatttACCTAATGCAGAGAAATGAAAAAATACTATATTATTTCTGTGTATGCTTACATGTTGAAACATTATTGAAGTTTGGATATATTCAAGAAGATCATGGCCATTTAGAAGAATATCTAACATAGGAGTACCATGGTACGGAAAAATCAATAGTGtacaaaaagaataaatatttatgaattATAACAGATACATCTAGTCTTACACAAAACTGACTGAAGCAATCATTCTAAAACGTACATAGAAATCATTTGCGAtatccatttctctctctctctctctctctctctctctctctctctctctctctctctctctctctctctttgcaaATTTACCGTACTTATTTATGAGCGGTAACAGATATGTGCAGTAATTACACCAAGTCGACTGAAGTAATAAATATGGGATagaaaaacacaaaattaattATTGCTGTCAATATTATGAATTGTGAGTATTTCAGCAAAAGTAGATGTTACTACTTAAAACGAGAAGATGATAATGGTGAAACTGATAATGAGTGCGATAAATTAGGTACCTTTTCTGGTCTTGTTTCAACCTTGAAGCGAATGAGACCAATGCATAAGAGGATAGGGACAAGCAACGATACACATAACACAAGGAGAGGATGT harbors:
- the LOC133888239 gene encoding uncharacterized protein LOC133888239 isoform X1 → MGPVGRRRGLAGSAGLAAAAIALMQISFLVFPISAQQSNGTSRVVPAEGYCSMYGICAQRSDGKVLNCANATKAIKPDTLFSTRIQSLCPTITGDVCCTVDQFDTLHQQVQQAIPFLVGCPACLRNFLNLFCEMSCSPNQSLFINVTSVKQVNTTMTVDGIDYYLTTNYGEELYNSCKDVKFGTLNTRSMDFLGGGAKTYKEWLAFIGRQANPNEPGSPYLITFRSDFSDSSGVKPLNSTIYSCGDPSLGCSCGDCPSSSVCTGSLLPQLNTETSCSVKMGSLKAKCLDFSLVVVYLALLCAFLLWGLLYRTQGRTGFSSQAKPLKNSEDKSHSSKNGRSPHNSFQVSEAASSTVKPSHPSIVQTYMSIFFRKHGIFVARHPLLVLCVSLLVPILLCIGLIRFKVETRPEKLWVSSRSQAADEKNYFDNHLAPFYRIEQLVLASSVSGGSEAPTIVNDNNMKLLFQIQKKIDDLRANHSGSTVSLADICLKPLGTYCASQSVLQYFQLDPKKYDDSGIEHAKFCFQHYTSEETCLSTFQSPIDPSTILGGFPGNNFTEASAFVITYPVNNKVEITGQENGKAVAWERAFINLVKEEILPMVLAQNLTLSYSSESSIQDELNRESTADAITIVISYIVMFAYISFTLGDRPSRWLSLFVSSKVLLGLSGVVLVMLSVLGSMGFFSAIGVRSTLIIMEVIPFLVLAVGVDNMCILVHAVKRQPDQSVLEERISDALVEVGPSITLASLAEVLAFAVSAINPMPATRVFSMFAALAVLMDFLLQVTAFVALIVFDFRRAQDGRIDCVPCARIASSTAAGDGGNQQRLHLLARYMKDVHGPVLSYRAVKFIVITVFVGFAFTSIALSSRLQPGLEQQIVLPRNSYLQGYFDDLAKYMKIGPPLYFVVKDFNYSSASAHTNQICSINQCNSNSLLNEIARQSLSPETSYIAKPAASWLDDFLIWMSPEAFGCCRNFFNGSYCPPDDQPPCCQLDQDSGTCSASGACNNCTTCFLHSDLHNGRPSTTQFKDKLPWFLDALPSSDCSKGGKGAYSTSLDLNGFESGIIQASAFRTYHTPLNKQSDYVNSMRAARDFSSKMSEDLQMQIFPYSVFYIFFEQYLGVWKTAIMNICICLGTVFVVCFIVTSSLWASAIILIVLAMIVLDLMGVMAILGIQLNAISIVNLVMSIGIAVEFCVHITHAFMIGIGDRETRVRKALSTMGASVFSGITLTKLVGVIVLRFAKSEVFVVYYFQMYLALVLIGFLHGLIFLPVVLSLCGPPPKSMKPIEQSQPPSASTEQS
- the LOC133888239 gene encoding uncharacterized protein LOC133888239 isoform X2, encoding MSCSPNQSLFINVTSVKQVNTTMTVDGIDYYLTTNYGEELYNSCKDVKFGTLNTRSMDFLGGGAKTYKEWLAFIGRQANPNEPGSPYLITFRSDFSDSSGVKPLNSTIYSCGDPSLGCSCGDCPSSSVCTGSLLPQLNTETSCSVKMGSLKAKCLDFSLVVVYLALLCAFLLWGLLYRTQGRTGFSSQAKPLKNSEDKSHSSKNGRSPHNSFQVSEAASSTVKPSHPSIVQTYMSIFFRKHGIFVARHPLLVLCVSLLVPILLCIGLIRFKVETRPEKLWVSSRSQAADEKNYFDNHLAPFYRIEQLVLASSVSGGSEAPTIVNDNNMKLLFQIQKKIDDLRANHSGSTVSLADICLKPLGTYCASQSVLQYFQLDPKKYDDSGIEHAKFCFQHYTSEETCLSTFQSPIDPSTILGGFPGNNFTEASAFVITYPVNNKVEITGQENGKAVAWERAFINLVKEEILPMVLAQNLTLSYSSESSIQDELNRESTADAITIVISYIVMFAYISFTLGDRPSRWLSLFVSSKVLLGLSGVVLVMLSVLGSMGFFSAIGVRSTLIIMEVIPFLVLAVGVDNMCILVHAVKRQPDQSVLEERISDALVEVGPSITLASLAEVLAFAVSAINPMPATRVFSMFAALAVLMDFLLQVTAFVALIVFDFRRAQDGRIDCVPCARIASSTAAGDGGNQQRLHLLARYMKDVHGPVLSYRAVKFIVITVFVGFAFTSIALSSRLQPGLEQQIVLPRNSYLQGYFDDLAKYMKIGPPLYFVVKDFNYSSASAHTNQICSINQCNSNSLLNEIARQSLSPETSYIAKPAASWLDDFLIWMSPEAFGCCRNFFNGSYCPPDDQPPCCQLDQDSGTCSASGACNNCTTCFLHSDLHNGRPSTTQFKDKLPWFLDALPSSDCSKGGKGAYSTSLDLNGFESGIIQASAFRTYHTPLNKQSDYVNSMRAARDFSSKMSEDLQMQIFPYSVFYIFFEQYLGVWKTAIMNICICLGTVFVVCFIVTSSLWASAIILIVLAMIVLDLMGVMAILGIQLNAISIVNLVMSIGIAVEFCVHITHAFMIGIGDRETRVRKALSTMGASVFSGITLTKLVGVIVLRFAKSEVFVVYYFQMYLALVLIGFLHGLIFLPVVLSLCGPPPKSMKPIEQSQPPSASTEQS